One genomic region from bacterium encodes:
- a CDS encoding TrmH family RNA methyltransferase, which yields MRRITTEELVASKPQLENFKKLPKTPITVVVDGIRSLDNVGLIFRICDGFRIKKLYLCGITGYPMVENDERPPHTIERQDRRIKKTAIKNVDYMDWEYKPDVEAVINMQKSLGDKIVVLEQTDKSTDFQKTNYRFPLTLVVGHERTGVSDAILKIADNIIEIPMHGMGNSHNVAVSTAIVLARVHGFMNKSN from the coding sequence ATGCGTAGGATAACAACAGAGGAGCTGGTGGCTTCTAAACCACAACTTGAAAATTTTAAGAAGCTGCCTAAAACACCCATCACCGTTGTGGTGGATGGCATCCGCTCGCTCGACAATGTCGGTTTGATTTTTCGAATTTGCGATGGTTTTCGGATAAAAAAACTTTACCTTTGTGGGATCACCGGTTATCCGATGGTTGAGAACGACGAACGTCCACCGCATACAATCGAGCGACAAGATCGGAGGATTAAGAAGACGGCAATCAAAAATGTTGATTATATGGATTGGGAATATAAACCGGACGTTGAAGCAGTAATAAATATGCAAAAATCATTAGGTGATAAGATTGTCGTTTTGGAACAGACGGACAAGAGTACCGATTTTCAAAAAACCAACTACCGGTTTCCGTTAACCTTGGTTGTGGGGCACGAACGAACAGGAGTTTCCGACGCGATTTTGAAAATTGCCGATAATATTATTGAAATTCCCATGCACGGCATGGGGAACTCGCATAACGTGGCGGTGTCTACTGCTATTGTGTTGGCACGTGTGCATGGTTTTATGAATAAATCTAACTAA